One genomic window of Candidatus Omnitrophota bacterium includes the following:
- a CDS encoding ribonuclease HII yields MSSRRRRPTLLYEKKARAKGHKVIAGVDESGVGPLAGPLVAAAVIIGDFRFKNRIDDSKKLTPKSRLAAYEEIIEKSSYSISVIAEDVIDRLNVYNATRRAMEEAVNNLKTAPDYILIDGTIKLSIAYNGESIKRGDGRSLSIACASILAKVTRDRIMDGLHNRYPQYGFKHNRGYGTAFHFKAIRRYGPSPIHRVTFEPVKSLIKES; encoded by the coding sequence ATGTCTTCCAGGCGGCGCCGCCCAACGCTTCTTTACGAGAAAAAGGCGAGGGCCAAGGGGCATAAGGTCATAGCCGGAGTAGACGAGTCGGGCGTCGGCCCTTTGGCCGGCCCCTTAGTCGCGGCTGCCGTCATCATCGGTGACTTCAGGTTCAAAAACAGAATAGACGACTCAAAGAAACTTACACCAAAAAGCCGCCTCGCGGCATACGAAGAGATTATAGAAAAATCATCATACAGCATTTCCGTGATAGCGGAAGATGTCATTGACCGGCTCAATGTTTATAACGCAACAAGAAGAGCGATGGAGGAAGCGGTCAATAATCTCAAGACGGCGCCCGACTACATCCTTATTGACGGCACCATAAAATTATCAATTGCGTACAACGGAGAAAGTATAAAACGCGGAGACGGGCGTTCGCTATCCATTGCCTGCGCATCTATCCTTGCCAAAGTCACAAGAGACAGGATAATGGATGGCCTCCACAACCGTTACCCGCAATACGGATTCAAACACAACAGGGGTTATGGCACAGCGTTCCATTTTAAGGCCATAAGAAGATACGGCCCTTCGCCAATCCATAGGGTAACATTCGAACCGGTAAAAAGTCTTATAAAGGAATCATAA